Proteins from one Podospora pseudoanserina strain CBS 124.78 chromosome 1, whole genome shotgun sequence genomic window:
- a CDS encoding hypothetical protein (COG:S; EggNog:ENOG503NYAJ) has protein sequence MSGAHSPTSHLTSHSLTHTRTTHIKMDFSSSQIPPSYQPTLRRPASQISSYDHDLPETLPATHNTLTPAEPPQEEEWRDLSTSSIASLSSDELNERRPNRWKGNPSTWRTWTNNERKTWESIENVRKGDLSAHLYNAFALKKGVRKGPEETFSCVGEGKDNRGWNVGRGWTAWPLGVEEVPGDGLLDLEAEDGNQEFTFRRKEEEGDRWPGRNLEEVVSATVLRLAKERFYRRVKEWEGKGKGNGEDEEEGREKGDVMQSIEQGDDDEGGVGDEEDEVSGMETGYDTAAGETDATGAGSTKGGRKRRMSSIAKAEQTFTPVMSADDERNYALVRPAARRIMEQLDKTLTVMHYARAAAVSGMYGGDSDEDEDSEEDEDGESRKNMMDVDGKPVLSKPRGRSRGRSRSRAGSSPRKLRFRSSSRSSSSDSSGSNVSTKISRIGLLNWRDVLGAAALAGFSPEVIARATQRCSNIFNEEMVMHTLPEQAVTSGKPAIQTVRYRPNLTEPQSALLEDNDSEDNKQLLAHHLMINRQSTVALTAEPADTPAPTKRASTPAARSRTSKSATPGGGAGGAHLCPFNDCPRAVEGFNRNTNLQRHIKLVHKVEASAVMRTTEEEEDSEDQLVGGVHIDGFLQPIKMRKGWRGDDAGKRQKRGAKPRSGGRDAGDEGEDDRVSR, from the coding sequence ATGAGTGGCGCTCACTCACCAACCAGCCATCTCACCTCTCattcactcactcacaccCGCACCACTCACATCAAAATGGacttttcctcctcccaaatcccacccTCCTACCAACCTACTCTCAGAAGACCCGCCTCACAAATCTCATCCTACGACCACGACCTCCCAGAAACCCTACCCGCCACCCACAACACCCTCACACCAGCTGAACCCCCccaagaggaggaatggcgcgacctctccacctcctccatcgcctccctctcctcggaCGAGCTTAACGAGCGCAGACCAAACAGGTGGAAGGGCAACCCATCCACCTGGCGCACCTGGACCAACAACGAGAGAAAGACCTGGGAGTCAATTGAGAatgtgaggaagggggatcTAAGCGCGCATTTGTATAACGCTTTTGCTTTGAAGAAGGGTGTGAGGAAAGGGCCCGAGGAAACTTTCTCctgtgttggagaggggaaaGATAACCGGGGGTGGAATgtagggagggggtggactGCTTGGCctttgggggtggaagaggttcCTGGGGATGGGTTGTTGGATTTGGAAGCTGAGGATGGGAATCAAGAGTTTACTTtcaggaggaaggaggaggagggggataggTGGCCGGGGAGGAAtttggaagaggtggttTCGGCTACtgtgttgaggttggcgaaggagaggttttataggagggtgaaggagtgGGAaggcaaggggaaggggaatggggaagatgaggaggagggccgggagaagggggatgtgaTGCAGTCGATCGAAcagggtgatgatgatgagggtggggtaggggatgaggaagatgaagtgTCGGGCATGGAAACAGGCTACGATACTGCTGCCGGGGAGACAGATGCAACCGGGGCGGGTTCTACAAAAGGAGGAAGGAAACGAAGGATGTCATCAATAGCAAAAGCCGAGCAGACATTCACGCCAGTCATGTCGGCGGATGATGAGCGAAACTATGCTTTAGTGCGGCCTGCAGCCAGGAGGATCATGGAGCAGTTGGATAAGACGCTTACGGTAATGCACTATGCaagagctgctgctgtaAGTGGTATGTATGGAGGTGATAgtgatgaggacgaagactccgaggaagacgaagacggaGAGTCTCGCAAGAATATGATGGACGTTGATGGGAAGCCAGTACTGAGCAAGCCACGAGGTCgatcaagaggaagaagtcgCTCCAGAGCAGGCAGTTCGCCGAGGAAATTGAGGTTCAGGTCAAGTTCAAGATCAAGTTCGAGCGATTCTTCCGGCAGCAACGTGTCGACCAAGATCTCACGAATCGGGTTGCTAAACTGGCGGGATGTTCTTGGTGCAGCTGCTCTCGCTGGCTTCTCACCAGAGGTTATTGCCAGGGCAACACAGCGCTGCTCTAATATTTTCAATGAAGAGATGGTGATGCATACCCTTCCTGAGCAAGCCGTTACCTCGGGCAAACCGGCCATTCAGACCGTACGATACCGACCAAATCTCACTGAACCTCAGAGTGCTCTATTGGAGGACAACGACTCCGAAGACAATAAGCAACTCCTCGCTCACCACCTGATGATTAACCGCCAGTCTACTGTTGCTCTCACTGCAGAGCCTGCCGATACTCCAGCACCAACGAAAAGAGCAAGCACACCGGCTGCCCGATCCCGAACAAGCAAGTCAGCTACacctggcggtggtgctggaggggctcATCTTTGTCCATTCAACGATTGCCCTCGCGCTGTGGAAGGCTTTAACAGAAATACGAATCTCCAGAGGCACATCAAGCTTGTACACAAAGTCGAAGCCTCGGCAGTAATGCGCACtacagaggaggaggaggatagcgAAGACCAGTTGGTAGGAGGTGTTCATATTGACGGGTTTTTGCAGCCTATTAAGATGAGGAAGGGTTGGagaggtgatgatgctggcaaACGCCAAAAGCGTGGAGCGAAACCTCGTTCAGGCGGTCGGGATGCTGGagatgaaggtgaagatgatCGGGTTTCTCGGTAG
- a CDS encoding hypothetical protein (EggNog:ENOG503P2WY; COG:S): MASLLSRPGGSPRAELMLLVMVACMLLVTYSSLQSARSEVTDRIPLKEESVLESLTKVDVQQHVAVTTSSSSIVSTTTTVATTSNTPLPNTPLPEATPIQLDQEPPLDFDSSLDVAPESALDKTDSPPTDFDGLEEDFSIPPADPATPNKVFKAVLIESSLTSPALVPVLMHFSSVLPTHWSLVIFTSPNNFTVPQSPAFRNLLSSKRLDIRFLPKNVIFINSASVSRFLASSNGWLWNELADAERVLFFQLDSIICANSIATIDDFVKWDYVGAPINSTYGEGYNGGLSIRNPRLFLEVVREGNYTRGFEDQWFYKKLKERRAQGDYRVRLPGVEEAKRFAVETLWGDRPLGYHQPQRWWKGKAGERMGEIEEWCPEVGMLIGRRAK; encoded by the exons ATGGCGTCGTTATTATCCAGGCCGGGCGGTAGCCCAAGAGCGGAGCTGATGCTCCTCGTGATGGTGGCCTGTATGCTTCTGGTGACCTATTCGTCCTTGCAATCAGCACGATCAGAG GTCACTGACAGGATCCCACTGAAGGAGGAATCGGTTCTCGAATCATTGACGAAAGTCGACGTGCAACAACATGTGGCTGTAACGACAAGCTCTAGCAGTATTGTTAGCACCACAACCACTGTCGCTACGACATCCAACACTCCTTTACCAAACACCCCTTTACCAGAAGCGACACCAATTCAACTTGACCAAGAACCCCCGCTTGACTTCGACTCAAGTCTGGATGTCGCGCCCGAGAGTGCTCTGGATAAGACCGACAGTCCACCAACAGACTTTGATGGCCTAGAGGAAGACTTTTCCATCCCACCAGCCGATCCAGCAACCCCAAACAAAGTTTTCAAAGCAGTCCTCATCGAATCTTCACTCACCTCACCCGCTCTGGTTCCCGTCCTCATGCACTTCTCCTCCGTCCTTCCCACCCACTGGTCCTTGGTgatcttcacctccccaaacaactTTACCGTTCCCCAATCGCCAGCCTTCCGCAACCTCTTGTCCTCCAAACGACTAGACATTCGCTTCCTGCCCAAGAATGTCATCTTTATCAATAGCGCCTCGGTCTCCAGGTTTCTCGCGTCTTCCAACGGCTGGTTGTGGAACGAGCTGGCTGATGCCGAGCGAGTCTTGTTCTTCCAGCTCGACAGCATCATCTGCGCCAACTCCATCGCCACCATTGACGACTTTGTGAAGTGGGATTATGTAGGGGCGCCGATTAATAGCACGTATGGTGAAGGGTACAATGGGGGGTTGTCAATCAGAAACCCGAggttgtttttggaggtggtgagggaagGGAATTACACcagggggtttgaggatCAGTGGTTTTATaagaagttgaaggagaggagggcacAGGGGGATTATAGGGTTAGGTTGcccggggtggaggaggcgaagaggtTTGCGGTTGAGACGCTTTGGGGGGATAGGCCGCTGGGGTATCACCAGCcgcagaggtggtggaaggggaaggctggcgagaggatgggggagattgaggagtgGTGTCCTGAGGTTGGGATGCTgattgggaggagggcgaagTAA
- the ISM1 gene encoding isoleucine-tRNA ligase (EggNog:ENOG503NWDK; BUSCO:EOG092609JB; COG:J), with protein sequence MSKSWQPTLRLPKSSFPNRPRLHERKQYILRCTDDFYEWQAANRPADNEFLLHDGPPYANGELHAGHALNKILKDMINRVKVQQGRRVKYVPGWDCHGLPIEMKVVEAAEGGKKMSPGGIRKAARKLASSTVKAQMNSFKSYAVMADWENRWTTMDTEFEIRQLRLFQKMARRGLIYRKHKPVYWSPSSATALAEAELEYNEAHVSKSAWVRLPIVSGWQEVISGLEGVDKDAKLYAVIWTTTPWTLPANQAIAVRDDMTYSIVRFADYEGLHLVSIPEGSAGGDLPEISEVLGKVQGSELTRLRYLNPLLDDLTALEGRPIIHAPFVRGDSGTGMVHCAPGHGFDDYLACEALGIPAVSHVDNEGRFTDKAYPRNPDLLGGIPVLEGGSDAVLDLLGNENGYILKVRYYKHKYPYDWRTKKPIIIRATAQWFADVGSIKEQALAALEEVRFVPETGKNRLEAFVKGRSEWCISRQRSWGVPIPALYDANGNAVVTDESIDHIISVIRERKIDAWWFDDAHDPAWLPESLRDRAAEFRRGQDTMDVWFDSGSSWTQTDKQADVYLEGSDQHRGWFQSSLLTRVAAMVAQDAPGGSSTTNTLGLSPFKTLITHGFTLDKDGKKMSKSLGNIISANEVMDGSLLFEPTQPGQPQGRKNREPEALGPDALRLWIATSDYTGDIILGKPVLRTVHQVLLKYRTIIKMFTGSMQPDARTAPLTVADHIALIQLKDVMQEVGKYYDNYEFNKAQAALSRWVVNDVSAFYLETLKDRLYCGDSGGVLEPIFNGLLRMLAPVTPVLVEEAWEYRPQWMKDDASLVHPLKQLYDAPLIEPVRLSYDEKTIRESIPAIMAAHGAIKAASERARLDKVLGSSLGCSVVLVSHAEGGLAVLERFKDELDAMFVVSAVDIVQSNGGETLKEVEGAEWKYSEVFDVGGKAHTAYVLPPKQHKCPRCWRYVAPVEDALCGRCGEVVEARAGEAAKEV encoded by the exons ATGTCCAAATCCTGGCAGCCCACGCTACGGCTGCCCAAGTCAAGTTTCCC AAACCGGCCGCGACTCCACGAACGGAAGCAGTACATCCTGCGATGCACCGATGATTTTTACGAGTGGCAGGCGGCCAATCGCCCTGCCGACAACGAGTTCCTCCTTCACGACGGGCCCCCCTACGCCAATGGCGAGCTTCACGCTGGCCACGCGCTGAACAAGATCCTCAAGGACATGATTAACCGGGTCAAGGTCCAGCAAG GTCGCCGCGTCAAGTACGTACCAGGATGGGACTGCCATGGTCTCCCGATCGAGATGAAGGTTGtcgaggctgccgagggCGGTAAGAAGATGTCGCCGGGGGGTATCCGAAAAGCTGCCCGCAAGCTCGCCTCCTCGACGGTCAAGGCCCAGATGAACAGCTTCAAGTCGTATGCCGTTATGGCCGACTGGGAAAATAGGTGGACGACGATGGACACTGAGTTTGAGATCAGGCAGCTGCGGCTGTTTCAGAAGATGGCTCGGAGGGGGCTCATCTACCGGAAACATAAACCTGTGTATTGGTCGCCGTCGTCAGCTACTGCGCTGGCTGAGGCTGAGCTGGAGTACAATGAGGCCCATGTGTCAAAGTCGGCGTGGGTTAGATTACCCATTGTCAGTGGGTGGCAGGAGGTGATTTctgggctggagggggtggataaGGATGCAAAGCTCTATGCGGTGATCTGGACGACGACACCCTGGACGCTTCCTGCAAATCAGGCGATCGCGGTGCGCGATGATATGACTTACTCTATCGTCAGGTTTGCCGATTACGAGGGGCTTCACCTTGTGAGCATACCAGAGGGAAGCGCAGGTGGAGATCTCCCCGAGATATCCGAAGTGCTGGGCAAGGTCCAGGGCTCTGAGCTGACGAGGCTGAGGTATCTCAACCCTCTTCTGGATGATTTGACTGCTCTGGAAGGCCGTCCCATTATCCATGCCCCCTTCGTGAGAGGCGATTCAGGAACGGGTATGGTGCACTGTGCCCCAGGTCATGGTTTTGACGATTACCTGGCCTGCGAAGCTCTGGGAATCCCAGCAGTTTCACACGTGGACAATGAAGGTCGCTTCACCGATAAGGCTTACCCCAGGAACCCTGATTTACTCGGGGGAATTCCCGTCCTGGAAGGCGGTAGTGACGCCGTGTTGGACTTGCTTGGCAACGAAAATGGGTACATTCTCAAGGTCAGATATTACAAGCACAAGTACCCATATGACTGGCGGACgaagaagcccatcatcatccgcgCCACAGCTCAGTGGTTTGCCGATGTGGGGAGCATCAAGGAGCAAGCCCTGGCTGCGCTTGAGGAGGTGCGTTTTGTGCCCGAGACTGGAAAGAACAGACTCGAGGCTTTTGTCAAGGGCCGGAGCGAATGGTGCATTTCGCGTCAACGATCCTGGGGTGTGCCCATCCCGGCTCTGTATGATGCGAATGGCAATGCGGTCGTGACTGATGAGAGCATTGACCACATCATCTCTGTGATCAGGGAAAGGAAGATTGATGCCTGGTGGTTTGATGATGCCCATGACCCTGCGTGGTTACCGGAGTCACTGCGCGATCGGGCGGCTGAGTTCCGCCGTGGTCAAGACACCATGGACGTCTGGTTTGACAGTGGTAGCAGCTGGACCCAGACGGACAAGCAAGCTGATGTGTACCTCGAGGGTAGTGATCAACATCGCGGGTGGTTCCAGTCGTCTCTTCTGACCCGGGTTGCTGCCATGGTTGCTCAGGACGCTCCAGGAGGGTCATCAACTACCAATACTCTTGGTCTTTCACCTTTCAAAACACTCATCACTCACGGATTTACACTGGATaaggacggcaagaagaTGTCCAAGTCTCTCGGGAACATCATCTCTGCCAATGAGGTTATGGACGGCTCGCTTCTTTTTGAGCCAACCCAGCCTGGTCAACCACAAGGCAGAAAGAACCGCGAACCAGAAGCGCTGGGCCCGGATGCTCTGCGCCTTTGGATTGCAACCAGTGACTACACAGGCGATATCATTCTAGGCAAGCCAGTTCTCCGGACTGTCCATCAAGTCCTGCTCAAGTACcgcaccatcatcaagatgTTCACCGGAAGCATGCAGCCTGATGCCCGCACAGCCCCCTTAACAGTGGCCGATCACATTGCGTTGATCCAGCTCAAGGACGTCATGCAAGAAGTCGGCAAGTACTACGACAACTACGAGTTCAACAAGGCGCAAGCGGCCCTCAGCCGCTGGGTTGTCAATGACGTGTCGGCTTTCTACCTGGAGACACTCAAGGACAGACTATACTGCGGTGACTCTGGCGGCGTTTTGGAGCCCATCTTCAACGGCCTGTTGAGAATGCTGGCGCCCGTCACGCCCGTGCTTGTCGAAGAGGCATGGGAGTACCGCCCTCAGTGGATGAAGGATGATGCTTCTCTTGTTCACCCTCTCAAGCAGCTTTATGACGCCCCGCTTATTGAACCTGTTAGACTTAGTTACGATGAGAAGACCATCCGGGAGAGCATCCCTGCTATTATGGCTGCGCATGGCGCCATCAAGGCTGCTTCGGAGCGGGCGAGATTGGACAAGGTGCTCGGCTCGTCGCTGGGGTGCTCGGTTGTGTTGGTGTCTCATGCTGAGGGTGGGTTGGCTGTTTTGGAACGGTTCAAGGATGAGCTGGATGCCATGTTTGTGGTTTCGGCGGTGGATATTGTTCAGTCTAACGGAGGTGAGACGCtcaaggaggttgagggggcggAGTGGAAGTATAGTGAGGTGTTTGACGTCGGTGGGAAGGCTCATACGGCGTATGTTCTGCCTCCGAAGCAGCATAAATGTCCCCGGTGCTGGAGGTATGTTGCgccggtggaggatgcgCTTTGCGGGAGgtgtggggaggttgttgaggcgCGGGCTGGTGAGGCTGCCAAAGAGGTGTAA